In one Brevibacillus composti genomic region, the following are encoded:
- a CDS encoding TetR/AcrR family transcriptional regulator, whose protein sequence is MKQEERRQQTIQLLLSTTKDLIREKGCDAVTMKDIMERSGLSKGAIFHYVNSKDQIYAWVLQESLEEVDQRFQNRVKSSGKELDGPLLELTKRFPFLDDPKDVVNQILVYLLSKTGRPEIEDVLKQFYDQSVCLSRQWIKSGQDHGVIPASVDMEKMGELFVLISLGLRMRSFLPVEGSSFQVDDFAAFLKETLSPRS, encoded by the coding sequence TTGAAACAGGAAGAACGTCGGCAACAGACCATCCAGCTGCTTCTCTCCACGACCAAAGACTTGATCCGGGAAAAAGGCTGCGATGCCGTCACGATGAAGGACATCATGGAACGCTCCGGCTTGTCAAAAGGAGCCATCTTTCATTACGTAAACAGCAAAGACCAGATATACGCCTGGGTGCTGCAGGAGAGCTTGGAAGAAGTGGACCAACGATTCCAGAATCGGGTCAAATCCTCCGGAAAGGAATTGGATGGCCCCCTGCTGGAGCTGACCAAGCGTTTCCCCTTCCTCGACGATCCGAAGGACGTGGTCAATCAGATCCTGGTCTATCTCTTGTCCAAAACAGGAAGGCCGGAGATCGAAGACGTGCTCAAGCAGTTTTACGACCAATCGGTATGCCTGTCCCGCCAGTGGATCAAATCCGGACAGGACCATGGCGTCATACCCGCTTCGGTCGATATGGAAAAAATGGGCGAGCTGTTCGTGCTGATTTCGCTGGGCTTGCGTATGCGCTCCTTTCTGCCGGTGGAGGGAAGCTCCTTTCAGGTGGACGATTTCGCTGCTTTTTTGAAAGAAACGCTGAGTCCTCGCAGCTAA